The nucleotide sequence GGTCAGATACTGTCGAAACACCTTCTATAAAGCTGTTTATGTGCTTCCCGACCTGTCGGATTGTCGATTTTCCTGATTCCGGATCTGAAAGGCTATCAATCAAAACAACAATAAATGCCTGCTTCTTCCCATAGGTTATAATACCGCAATCGTGTTCGACACCGGGAAGTTCCCCGGTCTTATTCCCGATTTTTAATAGAGTATCATCCATATAAACTGGAAGCTTTTCTTTAAATTGTTGTTGGTTGAGAAACGAATGAAACGTCTCTCTGGAGTGTTTATTTATTAACCTGCCAGCAACAGCTTCTTTCAGGCATAATGCGATATCAGCTGCGGATGTAAAGTTATCACTGCTGGATTGAATGGCTTGGAAATCCAACATTTTTCGCTGCAATATAGAGTTCTTCATTCCAATCCTGGACATAGTCGAATTAATTGAATTTACCCCTATTAAATCAATCAATAGATTAGTAGCCGAATTATCCGACACAATGATCATAAGTGACAACAAATCCTCGACTGGCAGCTGCTTGACTTTCATAGCCTGAAGAACTCCCGTGTCACCAATTTTGTCACTTTCTCGAATGGTCACGAGACTGTCTTTTTGCAGCTTACCTGCTTCAATCTGTCTCAAAGCCTCGAATAATATCGGAAGTTTTATCAAACTAGCAGACTGGTAAACTACATTGCTGTTAAATTCTATAGTTAATCCTTCAATTTCCAAAAACAAACTCGCCCGGCCTTTGCAGCTAGCGAGTTCTTTTGATAGTTTATCTCTTAATTCTTCAATGTTCATGGGTTTTCTATTCCTTATCTGATATTGACAAGCATTTCATTTTTATTTTTTTCATCTAAATGTTCGTCATATAAATGACAGGCAACATAATGGTCTTTATCAATTTCCTGCCACACTGGTTTCTTCTGGGCGCATATGTCCATGGCGTGCTGGCATCTGGTTCTGAATACACAGCCGCTCGGCGGATCCATTGGACTTGGCAGTTCTCCCTGCAG is from Mesobacillus boroniphilus and encodes:
- a CDS encoding serine hydrolase, whose protein sequence is MNIEELRDKLSKELASCKGRASLFLEIEGLTIEFNSNVVYQSASLIKLPILFEALRQIEAGKLQKDSLVTIRESDKIGDTGVLQAMKVKQLPVEDLLSLMIIVSDNSATNLLIDLIGVNSINSTMSRIGMKNSILQRKMLDFQAIQSSSDNFTSAADIALCLKEAVAGRLINKHSRETFHSFLNQQQFKEKLPVYMDDTLLKIGNKTGELPGVEHDCGIITYGKKQAFIVVLIDSLSDPESGKSTIRQVGKHINSFIEGVSTVSDHFC